A genomic region of Candidatus Dormiibacterota bacterium contains the following coding sequences:
- a CDS encoding nucleotidyltransferase domain-containing protein: protein MEQRDRVRDGILEIARADTRIVAGAMIGSLAAGDGDRWSDLDLGFGLADGVSPAEVMANWTPRLEREHGAVHLFDLASLSSLYRVFLLPGNLQVDLSFTPASDFGARGPKFKVLFGSALERAPGWETPPMAHYLFGLGTHHAVRARFCIERGRLWQAEFWISGVRDQALALACRRRGLNAWYGRGYDDLPADVLDERMLVRSVRKEDLLQALDRAIDALLREAGDARDIASKVEAWLRQL from the coding sequence GTGGAGCAACGTGATCGTGTGCGCGATGGCATTCTCGAGATAGCCCGGGCCGATACACGAATCGTTGCGGGGGCGATGATCGGCTCGCTGGCCGCCGGAGACGGCGACCGGTGGTCGGACCTCGATCTCGGGTTTGGTCTCGCGGACGGCGTGTCCCCGGCCGAGGTAATGGCCAACTGGACGCCACGTCTGGAACGCGAGCACGGCGCCGTTCACCTCTTCGACCTTGCATCGCTCTCGTCGCTGTACCGCGTCTTCTTGCTGCCGGGCAACCTGCAGGTCGACCTTTCTTTCACACCCGCGTCCGACTTTGGGGCTCGTGGCCCAAAGTTCAAGGTCCTCTTCGGCAGCGCCCTCGAACGGGCTCCAGGCTGGGAAACGCCACCGATGGCGCACTATCTGTTCGGACTCGGCACCCACCACGCCGTGCGGGCGCGCTTCTGCATCGAGCGTGGGCGGCTGTGGCAAGCGGAATTCTGGATCAGCGGCGTTCGCGATCAAGCCCTGGCGTTAGCCTGCCGGCGACGGGGGCTGAATGCCTGGTACGGCCGGGGTTACGACGATCTGCCCGCCGACGTTCTCGATGAGCGAATGCTGGTCCGCTCGGTGCGAAAGGAGGATCTTCTGCAGGCGCTGGATCGGGCCATCGATGCCCTGCTCCGCGAAGCGGGTGACGCGCGCGACATTGCGTCGAAGGTTGAGGCGTGGCTACGCCAGCTTTAA
- a CDS encoding Glu/Leu/Phe/Val dehydrogenase, giving the protein MRAFAEASPDQANPWLMAQRQFDIAADVLGLDPNMRRVLRECKRELIVTFPVMMDDHTVQMFTGYRIHHNIDRGPAKGGIRYHPGVTRDEVKALAMWMTWKCAVVGIPYGGAKGGVVVDPKNLSRNELENLTRRFTSEISIVIGPDRDIPAPDVNTNAQIMAWMMDTISMQAGHSVPAVVTGKPLGIGGSEGRPEATGRGCMLTTLAALRHLGIRPEDATVAVQGVGNVGYVTAKLLAQAGCKVIAVSDSNGACYNEDGIELDEVVREKEITGRLRQKICKFISNEELLELPVTVLVPAALENQIHAGNAHRIKAKVICEGANGPTSPDADEILYKKGAFVIPDILANAGGVTVSYFEWVQDLQEFFWDEHDINERLERIMLRAFDNVLKVSLEKKVNMRTAAYVLAVDKVAQATTIRGIYP; this is encoded by the coding sequence ATGAGGGCATTCGCCGAGGCGTCACCGGACCAGGCGAATCCGTGGCTGATGGCCCAGCGCCAATTCGATATTGCGGCCGACGTCCTCGGCCTCGATCCCAACATGAGGCGCGTCCTGCGCGAGTGCAAGCGCGAGCTGATCGTCACATTTCCGGTCATGATGGACGACCACACCGTGCAGATGTTCACCGGCTATCGCATTCATCACAACATCGACCGGGGCCCCGCCAAGGGTGGGATCCGCTATCACCCGGGCGTGACCCGGGACGAAGTCAAAGCGCTGGCCATGTGGATGACCTGGAAGTGCGCCGTGGTCGGGATTCCGTATGGTGGCGCCAAGGGTGGAGTCGTCGTGGACCCGAAGAATCTCAGCCGCAACGAGCTCGAGAATCTGACACGTCGCTTCACGAGCGAGATCAGCATCGTGATCGGCCCGGACCGTGACATCCCGGCGCCGGACGTCAACACCAACGCCCAGATCATGGCCTGGATGATGGACACCATCAGCATGCAGGCCGGCCACTCCGTCCCGGCCGTCGTGACCGGCAAGCCGTTGGGGATCGGCGGCTCCGAAGGCCGCCCGGAAGCTACCGGTCGCGGCTGCATGTTGACCACGCTGGCGGCCCTGCGGCACCTGGGGATCCGCCCCGAAGATGCGACCGTCGCCGTCCAGGGTGTCGGCAACGTCGGTTACGTCACCGCCAAGCTGCTGGCCCAGGCCGGCTGCAAGGTGATCGCGGTCAGCGATTCCAATGGCGCCTGCTACAACGAGGACGGCATCGAGTTGGACGAGGTGGTGCGCGAGAAAGAGATCACCGGCCGGCTGCGGCAGAAGATCTGCAAGTTCATCAGCAATGAGGAATTGCTCGAGCTGCCGGTCACCGTGCTGGTGCCGGCCGCGCTCGAGAACCAGATCCATGCCGGCAACGCGCACCGCATCAAGGCGAAGGTGATTTGCGAAGGCGCCAACGGGCCGACCTCGCCGGACGCGGACGAGATCCTTTACAAGAAAGGTGCTTTCGTGATTCCCGACATCCTGGCGAATGCCGGCGGCGTCACTGTCTCCTACTTCGAGTGGGTGCAGGACCTGCAGGAGTTCTTCTGGGATGAGCACGACATCAACGAACGGCTGGAGCGGATCATGTTGCGCGCCTTCGACAACGTGCTGAAGGTGAGCCTGGAGAAGAAGGTCAACATGCGCACGGCGGCCTATGTGCTGGCCGTCGACAAGGTCGCGCAGGCGACGACGATCCGCGGCATCTATCCCTGA
- a CDS encoding DUF881 domain-containing protein codes for MTVLASVSLATFLVTSLAATQFRSQPLPPSNRLARDEALRKSVNQLEDQNRALKGRIQALQGEVKAGEDESAHRSSAVQQVKAQLDDEKVTAGLTALHGAGLTILLHDGTDPNDLADRSLGWTIHYQDLQDIVNVLWASGAEAIAVNGQRIVPNTAFHYAGVNILVNNASRLSGPYTVTALGDPSSLAGGLGNPDQLAELKSRSRIYGLGFSWLRSPHLSLPAFDATFLVKYAQPLG; via the coding sequence ATGACTGTTCTCGCAAGCGTTTCGCTTGCGACATTCCTCGTCACCAGCCTCGCCGCGACCCAGTTCCGAAGCCAGCCACTGCCGCCCTCCAACCGCCTCGCCCGGGACGAGGCCCTGCGCAAGAGCGTCAACCAGCTCGAGGACCAGAACCGGGCCCTCAAGGGACGCATCCAGGCACTCCAGGGAGAGGTCAAGGCGGGCGAGGATGAGAGCGCCCATCGTTCGAGCGCCGTCCAGCAGGTGAAGGCGCAGCTCGACGATGAGAAGGTCACGGCCGGGCTCACGGCGCTGCACGGCGCCGGCCTCACCATCCTGCTCCACGACGGCACCGACCCCAACGACCTCGCCGACCGTTCCCTCGGCTGGACGATTCACTACCAGGACCTGCAGGACATCGTGAACGTCCTCTGGGCGAGCGGGGCGGAGGCGATCGCCGTCAACGGCCAGCGCATCGTGCCGAACACCGCCTTCCACTACGCCGGGGTCAACATCCTGGTCAACAACGCCAGCCGGCTGAGCGGACCCTACACCGTGACCGCCCTGGGCGACCCCTCCAGTCTGGCGGGCGGCCTCGGCAACCCCGACCAGCTCGCCGAGCTGAAGAGCCGCAGCCGCATCTACGGGCTTGGCTTCAGCTGGCTGCGGAGCCCTCATCTCAGCCTGCCCGCCTTCGATGCCACCTTCCTGGTGAAGTATGCGCAGCCGCTCGGCTGA
- a CDS encoding DUF881 domain-containing protein yields MRSRSAERTARAQRLIVVSLIAIALGFLLVVQLRSQAAVARTLAAQDDTSVALLINDLNRANNELIQQGAALTQQEAQLRAALTTGGADAQAIQKELTTLRVVNGEVPVHGPGLQIRIDGTIMDFELQDALNNLRNAGAEAIALNGQRIISNTSVQSRGNTLLINGHAVSSPLSLLVIGDPEQLGPAADLSASSLQTRVQVQISRQTELAITQVVTPRPLIYAQLGK; encoded by the coding sequence ATGCGCAGCCGCTCGGCTGAACGAACCGCGCGGGCTCAGCGGCTGATCGTCGTCAGCCTGATCGCCATTGCGCTCGGCTTCCTCCTCGTGGTGCAGCTGCGCTCTCAGGCGGCGGTGGCCCGCACCCTGGCCGCCCAGGACGACACAAGCGTCGCGCTCCTGATCAACGACCTCAACCGCGCCAACAACGAGCTGATCCAGCAGGGGGCGGCACTGACGCAGCAAGAGGCGCAGCTTCGCGCGGCGCTCACGACCGGCGGCGCGGACGCCCAGGCGATCCAGAAGGAGCTCACAACCTTACGCGTGGTCAACGGTGAGGTGCCGGTCCACGGGCCCGGGTTGCAGATCCGGATCGACGGCACGATCATGGACTTCGAGCTGCAGGATGCGCTCAACAACCTGCGCAATGCCGGAGCGGAGGCGATCGCGCTCAACGGCCAGCGCATCATCAGCAATACCTCGGTCCAAAGCCGGGGCAACACCCTGTTGATCAACGGTCACGCCGTGAGCTCGCCGCTGAGCCTGCTCGTCATCGGCGATCCGGAGCAACTCGGACCGGCCGCCGACCTCTCGGCCAGCAGCCTGCAGACCCGCGTCCAGGTCCAGATTTCGCGCCAGACCGAACTCGCCATCACGCAGGTGGTCACCCCGCGCCCGCTGATCTATGCGCAGCTGGGAAAATAG
- a CDS encoding GntG family PLP-dependent aldolase encodes MTRTVELRSDTFTLPTESMRAAMAAAEVGDDVWDEDPTIHRLQERAAEMVGKEASLFVPSGTMGNLCALLSHTQPGQEVILEIDSHIFQNEVAGASVVGGLQLRPLDTPDGRLLPEQVRRAIRQPDLHEPLTGLLCVENTHNRKGGTCLSPKQTAALSDVAHDAGFPVHLDGARVFNAAVAQGIDVRQLTAPVDSVMFCLSKGLSAPVGSMLAGSSDFIERARRMRKMLGGGMRQAGVVAAAGLIALNEMVDRLAEDHANARRLAEGLKGLPGIDIDLSRVETNMVFGDCRPPLTASAFIDRCREAGVLLDQASSYRWRMVTHRGVSVEDVDYAVEAVRRLFAAPLRVAG; translated from the coding sequence ATGACACGCACCGTCGAGTTGCGCAGCGACACCTTCACACTTCCGACGGAATCGATGCGGGCGGCCATGGCCGCCGCCGAGGTGGGCGACGACGTCTGGGATGAAGACCCCACCATCCATCGGCTGCAAGAGCGGGCCGCGGAGATGGTCGGGAAGGAGGCCTCGCTCTTCGTACCGAGCGGGACCATGGGCAACTTGTGCGCCCTGCTCAGCCACACGCAGCCCGGACAAGAGGTCATCCTCGAGATCGACAGCCATATCTTCCAGAACGAGGTTGCCGGTGCCTCGGTTGTCGGCGGCCTTCAGCTCCGGCCGCTGGACACGCCGGATGGGCGTCTTCTGCCAGAGCAGGTGCGTCGCGCGATCCGCCAGCCCGACCTCCACGAACCGCTCACGGGACTTCTCTGTGTCGAGAACACGCACAACCGCAAAGGCGGCACGTGCCTGAGCCCGAAGCAGACGGCCGCGTTGAGTGACGTCGCCCACGATGCCGGCTTTCCGGTCCACCTGGACGGCGCGCGGGTCTTCAACGCCGCCGTCGCGCAGGGGATCGACGTTCGCCAGCTCACTGCTCCCGTCGACTCGGTGATGTTCTGTCTGTCGAAGGGACTGAGTGCCCCGGTCGGCTCCATGCTGGCCGGGTCGAGCGACTTCATCGAGCGCGCTCGCCGCATGCGCAAGATGCTGGGCGGCGGGATGCGCCAGGCCGGAGTGGTGGCGGCTGCCGGGTTGATCGCGCTCAATGAGATGGTCGATCGCCTGGCCGAGGACCATGCCAACGCGCGGCGCCTGGCCGAGGGCCTGAAGGGACTGCCCGGGATCGACATCGACCTATCGAGGGTCGAAACGAACATGGTCTTCGGCGATTGCCGTCCACCGCTCACCGCGAGCGCGTTCATCGATCGCTGTCGCGAGGCGGGCGTGTTGCTCGACCAGGCTTCTTCCTACCGCTGGCGCATGGTCACCCACCGGGGCGTGTCAGTCGAGGATGTCGATTACGCCGTCGAGGCTGTCCGCCGCTTGTTTGCCGCGCCCCTTCGAGTCGCCGGCTAG
- a CDS encoding peptidoglycan DD-metalloendopeptidase family protein, with translation MPSLKVHGAVTAALGLSLLTVQPAQAAGNLTLPFGIPNPRITSWMDHHYPTREQDGIMIRFDGATGYAYDGHRGTDYAVPSNTPVVAADDGTVIYSEWSDSGGFGVVIDHANDRTAYFHNNQLFVYPGQHVSRGQLIALSGSTGNSTGPHVHFEVRDLLTPWHSIDPYGWTGRGPDPWSWDVGNLWLNNTPVPFLLPLAFPGGAHWDYWYGSDGPPPPVSWHLRDGGHGLAGFAAQWDGDPEVAAPRTQATSGTTKVPGPGSHTLHIRVFDRAGTSADITYLYLYDVDPPTSALRVDPPQGSALNLHWSGDDGLSGVKNVVVEVGSGGPAFRPWFTQNTDQPAAGKSVGALRFFGDPGTAYRFRLTVRDAARNAAPAVVLDQSVPASASSPPTAADRAILGPLPAPPDGAPSVTGFRQEHPSADGALLLGMDASLRSLGHNRATPSVAPTSLAAAVDVVTLPSGPLRLLADGTTWDSAGAAGPRFAVSMPTRLLAASDGTVMAVDALGAIVGSGASVAAALPAGASVVDAALFPGTHSGLALDSSGAVHAFGGADAALASIPTAWTLPGQPAAMTLAGTAQAPAGILTDASGDWQTFGSMLLLPDASFGGPAFDPMTGLPVR, from the coding sequence TTGCCCTCGCTCAAAGTGCATGGCGCCGTGACCGCGGCGCTGGGCCTCTCATTGCTGACGGTGCAGCCGGCGCAGGCGGCCGGCAACCTCACGCTGCCCTTCGGGATCCCGAACCCACGCATCACGTCCTGGATGGATCACCATTACCCGACTCGCGAGCAAGACGGGATCATGATCCGCTTCGATGGCGCCACCGGCTACGCTTACGATGGCCACCGCGGCACCGACTACGCCGTGCCGTCCAATACGCCGGTCGTGGCCGCCGATGACGGGACCGTCATCTACAGCGAGTGGAGTGACAGCGGGGGCTTCGGCGTGGTCATCGACCACGCGAACGATCGCACCGCCTACTTCCATAACAATCAGCTCTTCGTCTACCCGGGACAGCACGTGTCCCGCGGTCAGCTGATCGCGCTCAGCGGCAGCACCGGGAACTCGACCGGGCCGCACGTCCATTTCGAGGTACGCGACCTGCTGACCCCGTGGCACTCCATCGACCCATACGGCTGGACCGGGCGGGGACCAGATCCGTGGAGCTGGGACGTGGGCAATTTATGGCTGAACAACACGCCGGTACCGTTCCTGCTGCCGCTCGCCTTTCCGGGCGGGGCGCACTGGGATTACTGGTACGGCAGCGACGGTCCGCCGCCGCCGGTCAGCTGGCACCTGCGTGATGGCGGCCACGGGCTCGCCGGATTCGCGGCCCAATGGGATGGCGATCCTGAGGTGGCCGCGCCGCGCACCCAGGCCACGAGTGGGACGACGAAGGTACCCGGCCCGGGTTCGCACACCCTGCACATTCGCGTCTTCGACCGCGCGGGCACCAGCGCCGACATCACCTACCTATATCTATATGACGTCGACCCGCCCACCTCCGCGCTTCGGGTCGACCCGCCGCAAGGCAGCGCGCTGAACCTTCACTGGTCGGGGGATGACGGTCTTTCCGGCGTCAAGAATGTCGTTGTCGAGGTTGGCTCAGGCGGCCCTGCTTTCCGTCCTTGGTTCACGCAAAACACTGATCAGCCAGCGGCCGGCAAGTCGGTGGGGGCGCTCCGCTTCTTCGGCGACCCGGGCACCGCCTACCGGTTTCGGCTCACGGTGCGTGACGCGGCGCGGAACGCGGCACCTGCGGTCGTTCTCGACCAATCGGTTCCGGCGAGCGCCAGTTCTCCGCCAACCGCCGCGGATCGCGCCATCCTCGGGCCACTCCCGGCGCCGCCTGACGGCGCGCCGTCGGTAACGGGATTCAGACAGGAGCACCCGTCGGCGGATGGCGCTCTCCTGCTCGGCATGGATGCATCGCTGCGCAGCCTGGGCCACAACCGCGCGACGCCGTCTGTCGCGCCCACATCGCTGGCCGCGGCCGTCGACGTCGTCACCCTGCCATCTGGTCCGCTCCGCCTGCTGGCCGACGGCACCACCTGGGATAGCGCCGGCGCCGCCGGCCCGCGATTCGCCGTATCAATGCCCACGCGCCTGCTCGCCGCCAGCGATGGCACGGTCATGGCCGTCGATGCCCTGGGCGCCATTGTCGGGAGCGGGGCAAGCGTCGCCGCCGCCTTGCCCGCGGGCGCCAGTGTTGTCGACGCGGCGCTCTTCCCGGGGACCCATTCTGGGTTGGCGCTCGATAGCAGCGGCGCGGTGCACGCCTTCGGTGGCGCGGACGCGGCGCTGGCGTCCATCCCGACCGCGTGGACGCTGCCGGGTCAGCCGGCGGCGATGACCCTGGCCGGAACGGCACAGGCGCCGGCCGGCATCCTCACCGATGCGAGCGGCGACTGGCAAACCTTTGGCAGCATGCTGTTGCTGCCCGATGCGAGCTTCGGTGGTCCGGCCTTCGACCCGATGACCGGCCTACCGGTGCGCTAG
- a CDS encoding lysylphosphatidylglycerol synthase transmembrane domain-containing protein yields MLKPKMEPAAVPPQAAAPRSALRERLLDPRTLISFGILAVVLFVVLTHVQLDYGESLRAISQTNLLLYALAFAAFYFSFVVRTVRWEILLRNTGENNRFGELFHIIILAWFANCVLPAKMGDFYRAYLLRQQTEVSGSKGLGTIFSERALDFLVLMSLLIVSGLISFRASVPERFVPAFIVGLVIAAGLIVGLLLIRYSEGRLSRFLPERLRERATRFKHGLLSAFAGRLPLLLGLTVLVWTAESARLFLVVQALPLHISLSLAQIMFIALVASLLTTIPALPGGLVLVEGGIIAVLVFFGLTASQALSVAILDRLISYWSLIVVGLVVFLLSHRR; encoded by the coding sequence ATGTTGAAACCCAAGATGGAACCGGCGGCCGTCCCGCCGCAGGCGGCGGCCCCGCGGTCCGCGCTTCGCGAGCGGCTCCTCGATCCTCGCACCCTGATCTCGTTCGGGATCCTGGCTGTCGTCCTCTTCGTCGTCCTGACCCATGTCCAGCTGGACTACGGCGAGAGCCTGCGGGCGATCAGCCAGACCAACCTGCTCCTCTACGCGCTGGCGTTTGCCGCCTTCTACTTCTCCTTCGTCGTCCGTACCGTCCGCTGGGAAATCCTGCTGCGCAACACCGGGGAAAACAACCGCTTCGGCGAGCTGTTTCACATCATCATCCTTGCCTGGTTCGCGAACTGCGTCCTCCCCGCCAAGATGGGCGACTTCTACCGCGCCTACCTGCTGCGACAGCAGACCGAGGTCTCCGGATCGAAGGGCCTGGGCACGATCTTCAGCGAGCGCGCGCTCGACTTCCTGGTACTGATGAGCCTGCTGATCGTCAGCGGCCTGATCAGCTTTCGCGCCTCGGTCCCCGAACGCTTCGTCCCCGCCTTCATCGTCGGGCTCGTCATCGCCGCCGGGTTGATCGTGGGTCTGCTGCTGATCCGCTACAGCGAGGGCCGGTTGTCGCGTTTCCTTCCGGAGCGCCTTCGCGAGCGCGCCACCCGGTTCAAGCACGGACTGTTGAGCGCGTTTGCCGGGCGGCTCCCTCTCCTCCTCGGCCTTACCGTGCTCGTCTGGACTGCCGAGTCCGCCCGCCTCTTCCTCGTCGTCCAGGCGCTGCCGCTGCACATCTCCCTCAGCCTGGCGCAGATCATGTTCATCGCCCTGGTTGCGTCCCTCCTCACCACCATCCCCGCGTTGCCCGGGGGACTCGTGCTGGTGGAAGGGGGCATCATCGCCGTGCTGGTGTTCTTTGGTCTGACCGCCTCGCAGGCGCTCTCCGTCGCGATCCTCGACCGCCTGATCAGCTACTGGAGCCTGATCGTCGTCGGGTTGGTCGTCTTCCTCCTGAGTCACCGGCGTTGA
- a CDS encoding NAD-dependent epimerase/dehydratase family protein — protein sequence MKVLVTGGAGFIGSHVADRLVADGHDVVILDDLSTGHVEHLQPNARFYQMDLHSPWIDELFRIERPEAVVHQAAQASVRRSVEDPVFDASVNVLGTAALLQASAHHGVRRFLFASTGGALYGDADVTPTPEDYPTLPVSPYGASKLAAEVYLRTFHAMHGLSYAALRYANVYGPRQDPHGEAGVVAIFAQRLLSGEKARINGDGKQTRDFVYVGDVAEANSRALVSDAAGSFNVGTGIETDISTIFQLLKRLTSSNQQEEHGPPMPGEQRRSVVDARKIEKALGWKSKTSLPAGLDATVQYFREVHPAAAAARARPA from the coding sequence TTGAAGGTCCTCGTCACCGGAGGCGCGGGCTTCATCGGCTCGCATGTCGCCGACCGACTGGTCGCGGATGGCCACGACGTGGTCATCCTCGACGACCTGTCGACCGGGCACGTAGAGCATCTGCAACCGAACGCACGCTTCTACCAGATGGACCTGCACTCGCCCTGGATCGACGAATTGTTCCGCATCGAGCGGCCGGAAGCCGTCGTCCACCAGGCCGCGCAGGCCAGCGTTCGCCGCTCCGTCGAGGACCCGGTCTTCGACGCCAGCGTCAACGTGCTGGGGACCGCGGCGCTCCTCCAGGCCAGCGCGCATCATGGGGTCCGCCGCTTCCTCTTCGCGTCCACCGGCGGTGCTCTCTACGGCGATGCCGACGTCACGCCCACCCCCGAGGACTATCCCACGCTGCCCGTGTCACCCTATGGCGCATCCAAGCTAGCTGCTGAGGTCTACCTGCGGACCTTTCACGCCATGCATGGGCTCTCGTACGCCGCGCTCCGCTATGCCAACGTCTACGGGCCGCGACAGGATCCACATGGCGAAGCGGGGGTCGTCGCCATCTTCGCCCAGCGGCTGCTCAGTGGAGAGAAGGCCCGCATCAACGGCGACGGCAAGCAGACCCGCGATTTCGTGTACGTGGGCGACGTCGCGGAGGCGAATTCTCGCGCGCTCGTCTCGGACGCGGCGGGGTCATTCAACGTAGGCACGGGGATCGAGACGGACATCTCGACCATCTTCCAGTTGTTGAAACGTCTTACCAGTAGCAACCAGCAGGAGGAGCACGGCCCTCCCATGCCAGGCGAGCAGCGGCGCTCAGTGGTCGACGCTCGGAAAATCGAGAAGGCGCTGGGCTGGAAGTCGAAGACGAGCCTCCCAGCCGGCCTGGACGCTACGGTGCAGTATTTCCGCGAGGTGCATCCGGCAGCGGCGGCAGCTCGCGCGCGACCTGCGTGA
- the infA gene encoding translation initiation factor IF-1, giving the protein MEVKETPADKEETIEMDAEVVEPLPNAMFKVKLQTGQTILAYTSGKMRKFYIRILIGDRVRVELSPYDLTRGRITFRYK; this is encoded by the coding sequence CTGGAGGTCAAGGAAACCCCGGCCGACAAAGAAGAAACCATTGAGATGGACGCCGAGGTGGTCGAGCCGCTGCCCAACGCGATGTTCAAGGTGAAGCTCCAGACCGGACAGACCATTCTCGCCTATACCTCGGGGAAGATGCGGAAGTTCTACATCCGAATCTTGATCGGCGACCGGGTCCGGGTTGAGCTGTCCCCCTACGACCTGACGCGCGGGCGGATTACCTTCCGCTACAAGTAG
- a CDS encoding biotin/lipoyl-binding carrier protein, translating into MQLKAELAGNLWKIVVREGQQVGADETLMILESMKMEIPVNTPVAGRVTKIHVKEGQTVQEGQLLADVD; encoded by the coding sequence ATGCAATTGAAGGCCGAGCTGGCCGGCAACCTCTGGAAGATCGTGGTCCGCGAAGGGCAGCAGGTGGGGGCCGACGAGACGCTGATGATCCTGGAGTCGATGAAGATGGAGATCCCGGTGAACACCCCCGTCGCCGGACGGGTAACCAAGATCCACGTGAAAGAGGGCCAGACGGTCCAGGAAGGTCAGCTGCTCGCGGACGTGGACTGA
- a CDS encoding zinc-dependent metalloprotease yields the protein MAWGVAIGVGAVVLRELVRPREQPARLIDWARVEEIALARCGEPKDVPADAATDQTYQQIAAQLEPQLGQALGPGTAAAGSRVYPGLAAVGRRQWVRFNIRIFRQMFEPLEGLQQLIPGSLILSFGQKGLTRYLGLMLGLLARRVLGQYDPALLGREPVETTSLILVEPNVQAWAQKDRLPIDELRRWLAMHEMTHAWEFKAHPWLQAYLEGLLKEVLVGRLGDGHRPTRLELIRTLTVGVGQQWKAISKLQAVMSLLEGYSNLVMNEVGRRELPHFALLEGAYRRRQEQRTPLERAFLRLTGLEMKMRQYVIGEKFCREVRDAGGHELLARVWEGPQWLPTMAEIQRPQLYIDRARVR from the coding sequence ATGGCCTGGGGCGTCGCCATCGGTGTGGGGGCTGTCGTGCTCCGGGAGCTGGTTCGGCCCCGGGAGCAGCCGGCTCGCCTGATCGACTGGGCGCGGGTGGAGGAGATCGCGCTGGCCCGATGCGGCGAGCCGAAAGACGTCCCGGCCGATGCGGCCACGGACCAGACCTATCAGCAGATTGCCGCGCAGCTGGAGCCCCAGCTCGGGCAGGCCCTGGGGCCCGGTACGGCCGCCGCCGGCAGCCGGGTCTATCCGGGATTGGCCGCGGTCGGCCGCCGGCAGTGGGTGCGCTTCAACATCCGGATCTTCCGGCAGATGTTCGAGCCGCTCGAGGGACTGCAGCAGCTGATCCCCGGGTCGCTGATCCTGAGCTTCGGCCAGAAGGGCCTGACCCGGTACCTCGGCCTGATGCTGGGGCTTCTGGCCCGCCGGGTCCTGGGCCAGTACGATCCGGCGCTGCTGGGCAGGGAGCCGGTGGAGACCACCTCGCTGATCCTGGTGGAACCGAATGTCCAGGCCTGGGCCCAGAAAGACCGGCTGCCGATCGACGAGCTTCGACGCTGGCTCGCCATGCACGAGATGACGCATGCCTGGGAGTTCAAGGCCCACCCATGGCTCCAGGCGTACCTCGAGGGACTGCTCAAGGAGGTGCTGGTCGGGAGGCTGGGCGATGGGCACCGGCCGACCCGCCTGGAGTTGATCCGGACCCTGACTGTCGGGGTCGGACAGCAGTGGAAAGCGATCTCCAAGCTCCAGGCGGTGATGAGCCTGCTCGAGGGCTACAGCAACCTGGTGATGAATGAGGTCGGGCGCCGCGAGCTGCCGCATTTTGCTCTGCTGGAAGGCGCCTACCGCCGGCGCCAGGAGCAGCGGACGCCGCTCGAGCGCGCCTTCCTTCGCCTGACGGGGCTGGAGATGAAGATGCGTCAGTACGTCATCGGCGAGAAATTCTGTCGCGAGGTCCGCGATGCGGGTGGGCACGAGCTGCTGGCCCGCGTCTGGGAGGGACCGCAGTGGCTGCCGACGATGGCCGAGATCCAGCGGCCCCAGCTGTACATCGACCGCGCCAGGGTGCGATGA